In the Clostridia bacterium genome, one interval contains:
- the murB gene encoding UDP-N-acetylmuramate dehydrogenase, producing MQNCCRSYASVKLDIDNILYNEPMKNHTSFKLGGPADIFIEPDNIEELSKAIKSLKDRSIPYYIIGNGSNLLVSDKGLRCAIVKIGEKFGSADIDGDRVIAECGILLSTLSKMAAKSNLTGMEFASGIPGALGGAVTMNAGAYGGEMKDIVEWVEVLDQDLQLKRLKNTEMEFGYRKSVVEPRKYIVIRCCLRLKKGNPDEINSIMADLTEKRRTKQPLHLPSAGSTFKRPEGYFAGKLIDDAGLRGFSMGGAQVSTLHCGFVVNNGGATAQDVYNLIRHVQKTVNEKFNVKIEPEVKILGEF from the coding sequence ATGCAGAATTGCTGTAGAAGCTATGCTTCAGTAAAACTTGATATAGACAACATATTATATAATGAGCCTATGAAGAATCATACCTCTTTCAAACTGGGGGGGCCTGCAGACATATTCATTGAGCCTGATAACATCGAAGAGTTGTCTAAAGCGATAAAAAGCTTGAAAGACCGCTCCATACCATATTATATAATAGGTAATGGAAGCAATCTTCTGGTATCTGACAAAGGTCTCAGATGTGCAATAGTAAAGATAGGCGAGAAGTTTGGAAGTGCAGATATTGATGGAGATAGGGTAATAGCAGAGTGCGGTATTTTGCTTTCTACTTTATCCAAAATGGCAGCTAAGAGCAACCTTACCGGCATGGAGTTTGCCAGCGGCATTCCAGGAGCTCTGGGAGGAGCAGTTACTATGAATGCAGGAGCTTACGGCGGTGAAATGAAGGACATAGTAGAGTGGGTGGAAGTTTTGGATCAGGACCTCCAGTTGAAAAGGCTGAAAAACACTGAAATGGAGTTTGGATACAGGAAAAGCGTAGTAGAACCCAGAAAATATATAGTCATAAGGTGCTGCTTAAGGTTGAAAAAAGGGAATCCCGATGAGATTAACAGCATAATGGCAGACCTTACCGAAAAGAGGAGAACCAAGCAGCCGTTGCACCTGCCAAGCGCAGGGAGCACCTTCAAGAGACCGGAGGGTTACTTTGCCGGCAAGCTCATAGACGATGCAGGCCTAAGAGGTTTTTCCATGGGTGGAGCACAGGTATCGACATTGCACTGCGGCTTTGTGGTGAATAATGGTGGTGCAACAGCACAGGATGTATATAATCTTATAAGGCATGTACAGAAAACTGTAAATGAGAAGTTCAATGTGAAAATTGAACCGGAAGTAAAAATATTAGGCGAGTTTTAA